Proteins encoded in a region of the Ziziphus jujuba cultivar Dongzao chromosome 3, ASM3175591v1 genome:
- the LOC107423267 gene encoding LOW QUALITY PROTEIN: mediator of RNA polymerase II transcription subunit 33A (The sequence of the model RefSeq protein was modified relative to this genomic sequence to represent the inferred CDS: deleted 2 bases in 1 codon; substituted 2 bases at 2 genomic stop codons) translates to MEENLESNIWESAREATKAARENGSDPLLWAMKLYSDLISNGVSMPSVELADMLVSHICWENNVAIMWKFLEKSFVLNMVPPLLVLALFSTRIIPCRQFQPAAYRLYMELLKRYIFKLKSQINDSNYQEVMKSIDAVLNLSQIFGLPTSNEPGVILVEYLFSVVLQLVDASLDDEELLNHNDLEQNSSWVTKPQEMEIDGQVGHHDHDEKSNRHNKRLQDSNTVMAIEIIGQLLKNKGTSRILYLARKYIPTRWENFTGKLRFLGENSLALRKSETLTPEALQQLTSDTRIVLPRCRTSSLQKFHAIMGYGSSASYAGLCYGSGRSAIWLPLDLVLEDAMDGHQIDATSEIEKITGLIKTLQAINGTSWHDTFLGLWIAALRLVHRERDPIEGPVPRLETRLCILLCITTLMVVDLIDERNSPIDETESDSNNQLKEKDKGNPRNLHKDFVSSLQMLGDFHDLLAPPQSIVSMANQAAAKAILFVSGISEENMSIKCSGNLRHLIVEACIARNLLDTSAYFWPGYVNGSVNEIPQDAAAQVPGWSSFLKEPNLTPLIMDALVSRPASRYIGCSFMXIYPKKSKATEIKFMDLMEAXQNWRKSLRLQSVDQMMRKYLLLLYFVELHIGGWNIQEHTIHFIIRLLSPPVPVDYSGGESHLISYAPMLNILIVGIASVDCIHIFSLHGLVPHLACSLMPICEVFGSCVPDLSWTLKSGEEISAHAVFSNAFALLLKLWRFNHPASEHGVGDVPTVGSQLTPEYLLLVRNSYLVSSKNVYESQSKKRLSAVANSSYPEPVFVDSFPKLKVWYRQHQACIASPLSGLVPGTIVHQIVNELLKMMFKKFDRGIQQLSSVTSGSSNSSGPGTEDKLLRPKLPAWDILEAVPFVVDAALTACAHGRLSPRELATGLKCLADFLPASFAAIISYFSAEVTRGVWKRVVMNGTEWPSPAMNLSNIEEQIKKILAATGVDVPRIVPDGSIPATLPLPLAAFVSLTITFNIDRASERFLSLAGPALEFLAVACPKPCKPIVASLWTQKAKRWSNFLVFSASRTVFLRNSDAVVQLLHSCFTATLGLNATPTLSNGGVGALLGHGFGSHFFGGIFPIAPGIVYLRAYRFIGDIVFITEEIVTILMHYVREITCWLPTQRLKSKTTKNRMRYGQVSLAAAMTRVKLAASLGASLIWLTGGLCLVQSLIKETLPSWFIATHRSEQGSEGIVAMLGGYALAYLAVLCGSFAWGIDSSSAASKRRSKILGTHMEFLASAVDGKISLGCNSSTWRAYVSGFISLMVDCTPNWVQEVDVDVLKRLSDGLKQWKQEELALALLAIGGVGTMGAAAELIVKNDM, encoded by the exons ATGGAAGAAAACTTGGAAAGCAACATCTGGGAAAGTGCAAGAGAAGCAACCAAGGCTGCTCGAGAAAATGGTAGTGATCCTTTGTTATGGGCAATGAAGTTGTATTCGGATTTGATCTCCAATGGAGTCTCTATGCCTTCTGTAGAACTTGCTGATATGTTGGTTTCGCATATTTGTTGGGAAAACAACGTTGCCATTATGTGGAAGTTTTTAGAGAAGTCATTTGTATTGAACATGGTGCCTCCTCTGCTTGTTCTTGCTCTGTTTTCCACTAG GATTATTCCATGTCGACAATTTCAGCCAGCAGCATATAGGCTTTATATGGAGCTCCTGAAGAGATATATATTTAAGCTGAAATCTCAAATAAATGACTCAAATTATCAAGA GGTCATGAAGTCCATAGATGCTGTTCTTAATCTATCCCAGATATTTGGTCTGCCAACAAGTAATGAACCTGGGGTTATACTCGTTGAGTATCTATTTTCAGTTGTTTTGCAATTGGTTGATGCATCATTAGATGATGAGGAATTGCTGAACCATAATGATCTAGAACAGAATTCCAGTTGGGTAACTAAGCCTCAAGAAATGGAAATAGATGGTCAAGTTGGTCatcatgatcatgatgagaaaTCGAACAGACATAATAAGAGATTGCAGGATTCAAATACTGTCATGGCCATTGAGATTATTGGACAACTTCTGAAAAACAAAGGGACTTCAAGAATTCTTTATTTGGCTCGCAAATACAT ACCCACACGTTGGGAAAATTTTACTGGGAAATTACGTTTTCTTGGCGAAAATTCCTTAGCATTAAGAAAGTCAGAAACTCTTACACCAGAGGCTCTTCAGCAGTTAACTTCAGACACACGCATTGTCTTGCCTCGATGCAGAACAAGttctttacaaaaatttcatgcaATTATGGGTTATGGATCTTCAGCTTCTTATGCAGGTCTTTGCTATGGATCTGGTCGTTCTGCTATATGGCTTCCTCTTGATCTTGTATTAGAAGATGCCATGGATGGACATCAAATTGATGCAACAAgcgaaatagaaaaaattactg GTTTGATTAAGACCCTTCAAGCAATAAATGGAACAAGCTGGCATGACACATTTTTAGGTCTTTGGATTGCAGCTCTTCGTCTTGTTCATAGG GAAAGAGACCCTATAGAAGGCCCTGTACCTCGGCTGGAAACTCGCTTATGCATACTATTATGCATCACAACTCTTATGGTTGTTGATCTTATTGATGAGAGAAATTCTCCAATCGATGAAACAGAAAGTGATTCTAACAATCAATTGAAAGAGAAAGATAAAGGAAATCCAAGAAACCTTCATAAGGATTTTGTATCCAGCCTACAAATGTTGGGTGATTTTCATGACCTGTTAGCTCCACCTCAATCTATTGTTTCTATGGCCAATCAGGCTGCTGCGAAAGCAATATTGTTTGTTTCAGGCATCAGTGAAGAAAACATGTCAATTAAGTGTT CTGGAAACTTGCGCCATTTGATAGTTGAGGCATGCATAGCTAGAAATCTCCTCGACACATCGGCATATTTCTGGCCAGGCTATGTCAATGGAAGTGTCAATGAAATTCCTCAAGATGCTGCAGCACAAGTTCCTGGTTGGTCTTCATTTCTCAAAGAGCCTAATCTTACACCACTAATAATGGATGCTTTGGTTTCAAGGCCTGCGTCAAG GTATATCGGATGCTCTTTTATGTaaatatacccaaaaaaaagtaaagctACTGAAATTAAGTTCATGGATTTGATGGAAGCTTAGCAGAACTGGAGAAAGTCTTTGAGATTGCAATCAGTGGATCAGATGATGAGAAAATATTTGCTGCTACTATACTTTGTGGAGCTTCAC ATTGGTGGTTGGAATATACAG GAACACACTATTCATTTCATCATAAGATTATTGTCTCCTCCAGTTCCTGTTGATTATTCCGGGGGTGAAAGCCATTTAATCAGTTATGCTCCAATGCTCAACATTCTCATTGTTGGAATAGCATCTGTTGATTGTATTCATATTTTCTCTCTACATGGTTTG GTTCCACATCTTGCATGTTCACTAATGCCAATATGCGAGGTGTTTGGTTCATGTGTTCCAGATCTATCTTGGACTCTCAAGTCAGGAGAAGAAATCTCAGCTCATGCTGTGTTTTCAAATGCATTTGCTCTTCTTTTGAAGCTATGGAGGTTCAATCATCCTGCTTCTGAACATGGAGTTGGAGATGTACCAACAGTTGGATCCCAACTCACCCCTGAATACCTCCTTTTAGTCCGTAACTCTTATTTAGTATCTTCCAAAAATGTCTATGAAAGCCAAAGTAAAAAGAGACTCTCAGCTGTAGCAAATTCATCATATCCAGAACCAGTGTTTGTGGACTCATTTCCAAAGTTAAAAGTTTGGTACAGGCAGCACCAGGCATGTATAGCATCACCGCTCTCTGGTCTTGTTCCGGGGACcattgtccatcagattgttaATGAACTACTGAAAATGATGTTCAAAAAGTTTGATAGAGGAATCCAACAACTTAGTTCTGTTACTTCTGGAAGTAGTAATTCTTCTGGACCTGGTACAGAGGACAAACTTCTAAGGCCTAAATTGCCTGCATGGGATATACTTGAAGCTGTTCCTTTTGTGGTTGATGCTGCTCTAACAGCTTGTGCCCATGGAAGGCTTTCGCCCCGTGAATTGGCTACAG GACTTAAGTGTTTAGCTGATTTTCTTCCTGCATCTTTCGCGGCTATTATTAGCTACTTCTCAGCTGAAGTAACTAGGGGTGTTTGGAAACGAGTTGTAATGAATGGAACAGAATGGCCAAGCCCGGCTatgaatttgtcaaatattgAGGAACAGATCAAGAAAATCCTAGCTGCTACTGGTGTTGATGTCCCTAGAATTGTTCCAG ATGGAAGCATTCCAGCAACACTTCCACTGCCTCTGGCTGCATTTGTAAGCCTCACTATAACCTTCAATATTGATAGAGCCTCAGAACGCTTTCTCAGTTTGGCTGGCCCTGCCTTAGAATTTCTTGCAGTGGCATGCCCGAAGCCTTGCAAGCCAATCGTAGCATCACTGTGGACCCAGAAGGCTAAGCGGTGGAGTAACTTTCTTGTATTTTCTGCATCTCGAACTGTCTTTCTTCGCAACAGTGATGCAGTGGTTCAGCTTCTTCACAGCTGCTTCACTGCCACACTTGGCCTGAATGCCACTCCAACCTTGAGCAATGGCGGCGTTGGTGCCCTTCTTGGCCATGGATTTGGATCTCATTTCTTTGGTGGGATATTCCCTATTGCACCAGGCATTGTTTATCTGCGAGCTTACCGCTTCATTGGAGATATTGTATTCATTACAGAAGAGATTGTTACTATCTTGATGCATTATGTGAGAGAAATAACATGTTGGCTTCCTACACAGAGATTGAAATCGAAGACAACCAAGAATAGAATGAGATATGGACAGGTCTCACTTGCTGCAGCAATGACTCGGGTGAAACTGGCAGCTTCACTTGGGGCTTCGTTAATATGGTTAACAGGTGGTTTGTGTCTGGTTCAGTCATTGATCAAAGAAACTTTGCCCTCTTGGTTTATAGCTACGCACAGGTCTGAGCAGGGGTCAGAAGGGATAGTAGCAATGCTTGGGGGTTATGCACTTGCATACTTAGCAGTGCTTTGTGGATCTTTTGCTTGGGGTATTGACTCATCATCAGCAGCATCAAAACGGCGTTCAAAAATCCTAGGTACCCACATGGAATTTCTTGCAAGTGCAGTTGATGGGAAGATATCACTTGGTTGCAATAGTTCCACTTGGCGTGCTTATGTCTCCGGGTTCATAAGCCTAATGGTAGATTGCACACCAAATTGGGTGCAGGAGGTGGATGTAGATGTGTTGAAGAGACTAAGTGATGGTCTGAAGCAGTGGAAGCAGGAAGAGCTTGCTTTGGCATTGTTAGCTATTGGTGGGGTCGGAACGATGGGTGCCGCTGCCGAACTTATTGTTAAGAATGATATGTAA